From the genome of Oxyura jamaicensis isolate SHBP4307 breed ruddy duck chromosome 2, BPBGC_Ojam_1.0, whole genome shotgun sequence, one region includes:
- the PPP1R3G gene encoding protein phosphatase 1 regulatory subunit 3G: MASPLQPQQELTARGEQRLLWGSGAAGAKRQPSGERAEGLLLLELRRCPRSPALGVEGEEEEDEEEEEEATAGPGCCPKCKKRVQFADSLGLSLASVKHFSDAEEPRVPPAALSRLQSPPVEAGEPGAAPGLPSSGARPPAALLLEPDFPDGGAPSSERLRRQRVCLERLCRPASAAGVRGTVQVLPCGGPAEVTVRYTFNEWLSFMDAPAEPLPAAATPAVEPPAERYGFTLCVPPSPGEGSALHFAVRYRSQQGEYWDNNEGRNYTLRWCRRAPDGCPDMAAAPLH, from the coding sequence ATGGCGAGCCCCTTGCAGCCGCAGCAGGAGCTGACGGCCCGCGGCGAGCAGCGGCTGCTCTGGGGGAGCGGCGCGGCGGGGGCGAAGCGGCAGCCGTCGGGGGAGCGGGcggaggggctgctgctgctggagctgcgcCGCTGCCCACGGTCGCCGGCCCTCGGCgtggagggggaggaagaggaggatgaagaggaggaggaggaggcgacGGCGGGCCCGGGCTGCTGCCCCAAATGCAAGAAGCGGGTGCAGTTCGCCGACTcgctggggctgagcctggcCAGCGTGAAGCACTTCAGCGACGCCGAGGAGCCGCGGGTGCCGCCCGCCGCCCTGTCCCGCCTGCAGAGCCCGCCCGTCGAGGCGGGGGAgcccggagcagccccggggctcccctccagcggggcccggccgccggctgccctgctcctggagcCCGACTTCCCCGACGGCGGGGCGCCGTCGTCCGAGCGGCTGCGGCGGCAGCGGGTGTGCCTGGAGCGGCTCTGCCGGCCCGCCTCGGCCGCCGGCGTGCGGGGCACGGTGCAGGTGCTGCCGTGCGGCGGCCCCGCCGAGGTGACGGTGCGCTACACCTTCAACGAGTGGCTCTCCTTCATGGACGCCCCCGCTGagcccctgcccgccgccgcgACGCCCGCCGTCGAGCCGCCGGCCGAGCGCTACGGCTTCACCCTGTGCGTCCCGCCGAGCCCGGGGGAGGGCTCGGCCCTGCACTTCGCCGTCCGCTATCGCAGCCAGCAGGGCGAGTACTGGGACAACAACGAGGGCCGCAACTACACGCTGCGGTGGTGCCGCCGCGCCCCCGACGGCTGCCCCGACATGGCGGCCGCGCCCCTCCACTGA